One Micropterus dolomieu isolate WLL.071019.BEF.003 ecotype Adirondacks linkage group LG23, ASM2129224v1, whole genome shotgun sequence DNA window includes the following coding sequences:
- the fgfr4 gene encoding fibroblast growth factor receptor 4, with the protein MARVCTFCVLLLCLMDRISARATDEGRTKDLRVSRPLIMPGYPENTTGVVGDQVKLVCKVHRPASTKVQWLKTEVSTLGQSQGGPPRLRALTALQSNTSKVNILHLSNITLDDAGEYICMAENTHAGKTVQTMQSAWLEVLPGTIISRTMDLTVAEIPPDVLEDLNEDTTEHLLLEPGNVLKLRCDMSTRPGMAVNWYKEGYRVLPTPRIQIRGTIMEITDVTYEDSGTYVCVLRGTKDPIRNFTITVADSLGSGDDDEDNGLEDSSAEIENDQVYFSRGPYWTHTQRMEKKLYAVPAGNTVKFRCPAMGSPMPSIRWLKNGREFRGEHRIGGIKLRHQHWSLVMESVVPSDRGNYTCLVENKYGSIAHSYVLDVLERSPHRPILQAGLPANTTAVVGSDVQFHCKVYSDAQPHIQWLKHIEINGSRYGPDGTPYVRVLKTGSLNMSEVEVLYLSKVTMEDAGEYTCLAGNSIGFAHQSAWLTVLSEEEAADAMDTMETKYTDIIIYACGFLALIMAIVIVVLCRMQVNPRREPFDALPVQKLSKFPLRRQYSVESNSSGKSSASLMRVARLSSSCSPMLAGVMEFELPYDPDWEFPRENLTLGKPLGEGCFGQVVRAEAYSINKDCPDVSTTVAVKMLKDDATDKDLADLISEMELMKVMDKHKNIINLLGVCTQDGPLYVLVEYASKGSLREYLRARRPPGMDYTFDVTKVPEEQLTFKDLLSCAYQVARGMEYLASKRCIHRDLAARNVLVTEDNVMKIADFGLARGVHQIDYYKKTTNGRLPVKWMAPEALFDRVYTHQSDVWSFGVLMWEIFTLGGSPYPGIPVEELFKLLKEGHRMDKPSNCTHELYMMMRECWHAVPTQRPTFKQLVEELDRVLLSISDEYLDLSTPFEQYSPSCEDTSSSCSSDNDSVFTHDALSTDPCLLGYQDVLPRIDMKTALR; encoded by the exons GCCCTGCAGAGCAACACGTCCAAGGTGAACATTTTGCATCTGTCCAACATCACTCTGGATGACGCAGGAGAGTACATCTGCATGGCTGAGAACACCCATGCAGGAAAGACAGTACAGACCATGCAGTCGGCGTGGCTGGAGGTCCTGCCTG GTACCATTATTTCCCGCACTATGGACCTGACTGTTGCTGAAATCCCACCAG ATGTTCTTGAGGACCTAAATGAGGACACCACAGAACATCTTCTGTTAGAGCCGGGCAATGTCCTGAAACTGCGCTGCGACATGAGCACTCGGCCCGGCATGGCGGTGAACTGGTACAAGGAAGGATACCGGGTTCTCCCCACTCCCCGCATCCAGATCCGCGGCACCATCATGGAGATCACAGACGTAACATACGAGGATTCGGGCACTTATGTTTGTGTTCTCCGGGGAACCAAAGATCCTATAAGGAACTTTACCATCACTGTGGCAG ACTCCTTGGGGTCGGGGGACGATGATGAGGATAACGGCTTGGAGGACTCATCAGCTGAGATCGAAAACGACCAGGTTTACTTCTCCAGag GTCCCTACTGGACCCACACCCAACGAATGGAGAAGAAGCTATATGCTGTTCCTGCAGGCAACACAGTGAAGTTTCGTTGTCCAGCCATGGGCAGCCCCATGCCAAGCATCCGCTGGCTCAAAAATGGTCGTGAATTTAGAGGAGAGCATCGCATCGGAGGCATCAAG CTGAGACACCAGCACTGGAGCCTGGTAATGGAGAGCGTCGTGCCTTCAGACAGAGGAAACTACACCTGCTTAGTGGAGAACAAGTATGGCTCCATTGCTCATAGCTACGTCCTCGATGTGTTGG AGCGTTCCCCACACAGGCCCATATTGCAGGCCGGTCTGCCAGCCAACACCACAGCAGTGGTGGGCAGCGACGTCCAGTTCCACTGTAAGGTCTACAGCGATGCCCAGCCTCACATTCAGTGGCTCAAACACATAGAAATAAATGGCAGCCGCTATGGTCCTGATGGGACACCCTACGTTCGAGTCCTCAAG ACCGGCAGTCTgaacatgtcagaggtggaggTCCTATACCTGTCCAAAGTTACCATGGAGGATGCAGGAGAGTACACTTGTCTGGCTGGAAATTCAATCGGATTCGCTCACCAGTCCGCCTGGCTCACAGTCCTCTCAG AAGAGGAAGCAGCAGATGCTATGGACACCATGGAGACCAAGTACACTGACATCATCATCTACGCCTGTGGTTTCCTGGCTCTGATCATGGCCATCGTCATCGTGGTGTTGTGTCGAATGCAGGTCAACCCCAGAAGGGAGCCGTTTGATGCTCTCCCTGTCCAGAAGCTCTCCAAGTTTCCTCTTCGTAGACAG TACTCGGTGGAGTctaactcatcaggaaagtccAGTGCGTCGCTAATGAGGGTGGCTCGCCTCTCATCCAGCTGCTCTCCGATGCTGGCTGGAGTCATGGAGTTTGAGTTGCCCTATGACCCGGACTGGGAGTTCCCGAGGGAGAA tTTAACATTGGGCAAACCTCTAGGAGAAGGCTGCTTCGGTCAGGTGGTCAGAGCTGAGGCCTACAGCATCAACAAGGACTGTCCTGATGTCTCCACCACTGTGGCAGTTAAGATGCTCAAAG ACGACGCCACAGACAAAGATCTGGCAGACCTCATCTCAGAGATGGAGTTGATGAAGGTGAtggacaaacacaaaaacatcatCAACCTGCTTGGAGTCTGCACACAGGATG GCCCTCTGTATGTGCTGGTGGAGTACGCCTCCAAAGGCAGTCTGAGGGAGTACCTGCGGGCCCGGCGACCTCCAGGCATGGACTACACCTTTGATGTGACCAAGGTGCCTGAAGAGCAACTCACCTTCAAAGACCTGCTGTCCTGCGCTTACCAGGTGGCCAGAGGGATGGAGTACCTGGCCTCCAAAAGG tgtaTTCACAGAGATTTGGCAGCCAGAAATGTTCTGGTGACGGAGGACAACGTGATGAAGATTGCGGACTTTGGCCTGGCCAGAGGAGTCCACCAGATCGACTACTACAAGAAAACCACCAAC GGACGGCTACCGGTGAAGTGGATGGCACCAGAGGCTTTGTTTGACAGAGTCTACACACACCAGAGCGACGT GTGGTCGTTTGGCGTACTGATGTGGGAGATCTTCACACTGGGCGGCTCACCGTACCCTGGTATCCCTGTCGAAGAGCTCTTCAAGCTGCTGAAGGAAGGACACCGCATGGATAAACCCTCCAACTGCACACATGAACT CTACATGATGATGCGCGAGTGCTGGCATGCTGTTCCCACCCAGAGACCGACCTTCAAACAGCTGGTGGAGGAGCTGGACAGAGTGCTGCTGTCCATCTCTGACGAG TACTTGGACCTGTCGACACCCTTCGAGCAGTACTCACCGTCATGTGAGGACACGTCCAGCTCCTGCTCCTCTGACAACGACTCTGTTTTTACCCACGATGCCTTGTCCACCGACCCATGCCTCCTGGGCTACCAGGATGTGCTACCCCGGATAGACATGAAGACGGCGCTCCGATAG